A stretch of Acidimicrobiales bacterium DNA encodes these proteins:
- a CDS encoding TauD/TfdA family dioxygenase has product MNTAAGSIDFLQAPPELDRRLDDLILPEWWNGTPAIAADRYEVDAGGRADLDPAGALAAEMRRVYDDVGLVHVRNTGLTELADMRTLARHCLPGEMQYEGGSNPREPLEANVFEVGAPLSAHLHYHHEMAYVSKSTRALAFLCKKALPDRGATYFSDGLASTDFMLATELGQKLRELGVCYHRNLTDREAFADKLEVGVYNHWQLSMGTDDPAEAEAYAQERGLVTEWGPDRLLRTRYYCEAFEYDPVTDRNLFYCSVADHGMWFDTWPLVMHLPHHERPLHMTFGDDTEFSRDELQLMVRQYDRFGIKVDWRPGEIAVFDNFRFAHGRPGIALADGEERQLGVILGPRFDRVGTHPTKW; this is encoded by the coding sequence ATGAACACAGCAGCGGGTTCGATCGACTTCCTGCAGGCACCACCGGAACTCGATCGACGTCTCGACGACCTCATCCTGCCCGAGTGGTGGAACGGCACGCCCGCGATCGCAGCCGACCGCTACGAGGTCGACGCCGGCGGCCGCGCCGACCTCGACCCGGCCGGCGCCCTCGCCGCCGAGATGCGTCGCGTCTACGACGACGTCGGCCTCGTCCACGTCCGCAACACCGGCCTCACCGAGCTCGCGGACATGCGGACGCTCGCCCGGCACTGCCTGCCCGGCGAGATGCAGTACGAGGGCGGGAGCAACCCACGCGAGCCGCTGGAAGCCAACGTCTTCGAGGTCGGTGCGCCGCTGTCGGCCCATCTCCACTATCACCACGAGATGGCCTACGTGTCGAAGAGCACGCGGGCGCTCGCCTTCCTGTGCAAGAAGGCGCTGCCGGACCGCGGGGCGACCTACTTCTCCGACGGGCTCGCCAGCACCGACTTCATGTTGGCCACCGAGCTGGGTCAGAAGCTGCGCGAACTCGGCGTCTGCTACCACCGCAACCTGACCGACCGCGAGGCCTTCGCCGACAAACTCGAGGTCGGCGTGTACAACCATTGGCAGCTCTCGATGGGCACCGACGATCCCGCCGAGGCCGAGGCCTACGCACAGGAACGTGGCCTCGTCACCGAGTGGGGGCCCGACCGCCTGCTCAGGACGCGCTACTACTGCGAGGCCTTCGAGTACGACCCGGTGACGGATCGGAACCTCTTCTACTGCTCGGTCGCGGACCACGGCATGTGGTTCGACACCTGGCCGCTGGTCATGCACCTGCCCCACCACGAGCGTCCGTTGCACATGACCTTTGGTGACGACACCGAGTTCAGCCGCGACGAACTCCAGCTGATGGTGCGTCAGTACGACCGCTTCGGGATCAAGGTCGACTGGCGACCCGGCGAGATCGCCGTGTTCGACAACTTCCGTTTCGCCCACGGTCGCCCCGGCATCGCACTCGCCGACGGCGAGGAACGTCAGCTCGGCGTCATCCTCGGCCCCAGGTTCGACCGCGTCGGCACCCACCCCACCAAGTGGTGA
- a CDS encoding amidohydrolase family protein, translating into MSETHHIVISADTHCGADLLDYRPYLESKYHEEFDSWAAYMQQEAEERKKMFAGMERTPLEVGVDGDPDVFGYRNHSSEQRLREQEEDGVVAAVLFPNTTPPFAPPASSSFEAPPYSDNFEHRWAGLRAHNRWLADFVSQAPERRAGIFQIFLGDVEGSVKEIEWAAEQGLRGGVLVPGAPPDSPFEPLYAASYEPIWAAAAAHGMPLNHHAGGATPNFGNHFPSSLAMFMLEVQWWTQRALWHLMFSGVFERHPDMPYVITETGTAWVPDTLAKLDSFHHRMKYSKYGSESIFGGQAVAQMSLTPTEYFERQCYIGASFLRPAEADIARSVGVERVMWGSDYPHIEGSYPHTHEHLRLTFAQMTRQETTTMLTDNAAKVYKFDLDALRPLAEQFCPTKEFVETPIDYADIPERAKGCPGMNPLNQVKEVA; encoded by the coding sequence ATGAGCGAGACGCATCACATCGTCATCAGCGCCGACACCCATTGCGGCGCCGATCTCCTCGACTATCGGCCCTACCTCGAGTCGAAGTACCACGAGGAGTTCGACAGCTGGGCCGCCTACATGCAGCAGGAAGCCGAGGAACGCAAGAAGATGTTCGCCGGCATGGAACGCACGCCGCTCGAGGTCGGCGTCGACGGCGATCCCGACGTCTTCGGCTACCGCAACCACTCGTCCGAGCAGCGCCTGCGCGAGCAGGAGGAGGACGGCGTCGTCGCGGCCGTGCTCTTCCCGAACACCACGCCGCCGTTCGCGCCCCCCGCCTCGTCGTCGTTCGAAGCGCCGCCCTACTCCGACAACTTCGAACACCGCTGGGCCGGGCTGCGGGCCCACAACCGCTGGCTCGCCGACTTCGTCAGCCAAGCGCCCGAACGCCGCGCCGGCATCTTCCAGATCTTCCTCGGCGACGTCGAGGGTTCCGTCAAGGAGATCGAGTGGGCGGCCGAACAGGGCCTGCGGGGCGGCGTCCTCGTGCCCGGCGCCCCGCCGGACTCCCCGTTCGAGCCGCTGTACGCCGCGTCGTACGAGCCGATCTGGGCGGCCGCCGCGGCGCACGGCATGCCGCTCAACCACCACGCCGGCGGCGCCACGCCGAACTTCGGCAACCACTTCCCGTCGTCGCTCGCCATGTTCATGCTCGAGGTGCAGTGGTGGACCCAGCGGGCCCTCTGGCACCTGATGTTCTCCGGCGTGTTCGAGCGTCACCCCGACATGCCCTACGTGATCACCGAGACCGGCACCGCGTGGGTCCCCGACACGCTGGCCAAGCTCGACAGCTTCCACCATCGGATGAAGTACTCGAAGTACGGCAGCGAATCGATCTTCGGCGGCCAGGCAGTCGCCCAGATGTCGCTCACCCCGACGGAGTACTTCGAACGTCAGTGCTACATCGGCGCATCGTTCCTGCGGCCGGCCGAGGCCGACATCGCTCGCAGCGTCGGTGTCGAGCGCGTGATGTGGGGATCGGACTATCCCCACATCGAGGGCTCGTACCCGCACACCCATGAGCACCTGCGGCTCACGTTCGCGCAGATGACGCGCCAGGAGACGACGACGATGCTCACCGACAACGCGGCGAAGGTCTACAAGTTCGACCTCGACGCGCTGCGCCCCCTCGCCGAACAGTTCTGTCCGACCAAGGAGTTCGTCGAGACGCCCATCGACTACGCCGACATCCCCGAACGGGCCAAGGGCTGCCCCGGGATGAATCCACTCAACCAGGTGAAGGAGGTCGCGTGA
- a CDS encoding nitroreductase family protein, whose amino-acid sequence MSLDERPIAADTVGLLEGLTTTRAIRRYRDEPIPPEVLRDMLFAATRAPSGSNRQNFRFIVLTDGDIADRAKALVARAAQTMWDTKRRDEGYDEGSGAVDDSPKARMARSMAHYVDNMATVPALVLPCLIRHRPANATEGASVYPACQNLLLAARALGYGGVLTIFHVFVEDELRALLELPDEVAIAATITLGKPAGNHGPVRRVPLADLVYDGVWGDTADWAVDPPGTSHTRAGPPRPSR is encoded by the coding sequence GTGAGCCTCGACGAACGTCCGATCGCCGCAGACACCGTCGGCCTGCTCGAAGGGCTGACCACGACGCGAGCGATCCGCCGCTACCGCGACGAACCCATTCCGCCCGAGGTGCTGCGCGACATGCTGTTCGCCGCAACCCGCGCGCCCTCGGGTTCGAACCGTCAGAACTTCCGTTTCATCGTCCTGACCGACGGCGACATCGCCGACCGGGCGAAGGCGCTCGTGGCTCGAGCCGCCCAGACCATGTGGGACACGAAACGGCGGGACGAGGGCTACGACGAGGGGTCCGGCGCCGTCGACGACTCGCCGAAGGCCCGCATGGCACGATCCATGGCGCACTATGTCGACAACATGGCGACCGTGCCGGCGCTGGTCCTCCCTTGCCTCATCCGACACCGGCCGGCGAACGCGACCGAGGGTGCGTCCGTCTACCCGGCCTGCCAGAACCTGCTGCTCGCGGCCCGCGCCCTCGGCTACGGCGGCGTCCTCACGATCTTCCACGTGTTCGTCGAGGACGAACTGCGGGCCCTCCTCGAGCTGCCCGACGAGGTCGCGATCGCCGCGACGATCACCCTCGGCAAGCCGGCAGGCAACCACGGCCCGGTGCGGCGGGTCCCGCTCGCGGACCTCGTCTACGACGGTGTGTGGGGCGACACCGCCGACTGGGCCGTCGACCCGCCCGGCACCAGCCACACGCGTGCCGGCCCGCCGCGGCCGAGCCGCTGA
- a CDS encoding nuclear transport factor 2 family protein, whose amino-acid sequence MTASDENAGELAAYTAVRRTQDRYADIVTRRAWPELHEIMRADCVITVDLVDRAIDFNGPQAIGDFIAGQLEQFDFFEFVILNTVIEIDATAGRAGARMYMQEARQEIATGRRTDTYGVYHDRFERGDDGRWWFARRHYRSYARTTPAGDDADLVVFELPSFDLGALARGEHG is encoded by the coding sequence GTGACGGCGAGCGACGAGAACGCAGGCGAGCTCGCGGCTTACACCGCGGTGCGCCGGACGCAGGACCGCTACGCCGACATCGTGACCCGTCGGGCGTGGCCCGAGCTCCACGAGATCATGCGGGCCGACTGCGTCATCACGGTGGACCTCGTCGACCGCGCCATCGACTTCAACGGGCCCCAGGCGATCGGAGACTTCATCGCGGGGCAGCTCGAGCAATTCGACTTCTTCGAGTTCGTCATCCTCAACACGGTGATCGAGATCGACGCCACTGCCGGTCGAGCCGGCGCTCGGATGTACATGCAAGAGGCGCGCCAGGAAATCGCGACCGGGCGCCGGACGGACACCTACGGCGTGTACCACGACCGATTCGAACGCGGCGACGACGGCCGTTGGTGGTTCGCCCGGCGCCACTACCGCTCCTACGCCCGCACCACCCCGGCGGGCGACGACGCTGATCTGGTCGTCTTCGAGCTTCCGTCGTTCGACCTCGGCGCCCTCGCCCGCGGCGAGCACGGCTGA
- a CDS encoding SDR family NAD(P)-dependent oxidoreductase, with translation MSDGTATDAIADIEIAGTVAVVTGGASGIGKGIVGGLLRAGSSVVIADIEKDAIDATVEEFADLGDVSGVQTDITDEASVKALADETYDRHGKVNLLYNNAGVTSGGGGKPWQQEPNDWRWCFGVNVFGTAICTSEFVPRMLEGDEPGQVVNTSSGDGGFAPVPTASVYAASKAAVSCFTEALHHNLVMEDTLLRASVFYPAGGLQRTGLFTAQRNRPEHLQRVGAGTGRKSMTFDEMKAMLEKGGREVVEADLDAQGDFVVSETAARRYIITLNLGDTVALLHRRADAIGALDVPPHHGMPI, from the coding sequence ATGAGCGACGGAACAGCCACGGATGCGATCGCCGACATTGAGATCGCCGGCACGGTCGCCGTCGTCACCGGTGGCGCGAGCGGCATCGGCAAGGGCATCGTCGGAGGCCTCCTGCGGGCCGGCTCGTCCGTCGTCATCGCCGACATCGAAAAGGACGCCATCGACGCGACCGTCGAGGAGTTCGCCGACCTCGGCGATGTGTCCGGGGTCCAGACCGACATCACCGACGAGGCGTCGGTCAAGGCGCTCGCCGACGAGACCTACGACCGCCACGGCAAGGTGAACCTGCTCTACAACAACGCCGGCGTCACATCCGGCGGCGGCGGCAAGCCCTGGCAGCAGGAGCCGAACGACTGGCGCTGGTGCTTCGGCGTCAACGTGTTCGGCACCGCCATCTGCACATCGGAGTTCGTCCCCCGCATGCTCGAAGGCGACGAACCCGGCCAGGTGGTCAACACGTCGTCGGGCGACGGGGGCTTCGCGCCCGTGCCGACGGCGTCGGTCTACGCCGCATCCAAGGCCGCTGTCAGCTGCTTCACCGAGGCGCTGCACCACAACCTCGTCATGGAGGACACGTTGCTGCGCGCGTCGGTGTTCTATCCCGCCGGCGGGCTTCAGCGAACCGGGCTGTTCACGGCCCAGCGCAACCGGCCCGAGCATCTCCAGCGGGTCGGGGCCGGCACCGGACGCAAGAGCATGACCTTCGACGAGATGAAGGCGATGCTCGAGAAGGGCGGGCGCGAGGTGGTCGAAGCGGATCTCGACGCCCAGGGCGACTTCGTGGTCAGCGAGACCGCTGCGAGGCGCTACATCATCACGCTGAACCTCGGCGACACCGTGGCGCTGCTCCATCGCCGCGCCGATGCCATCGGCGCCCTCGACGTGCCGCCCCATCACGGCATGCCCATCTGA
- a CDS encoding TIGR03619 family F420-dependent LLM class oxidoreductase, which produces MAAINTGNDWSFGLQLPIQTLTRTLVDPWEDDATVDDLVTIATRCDERGYDFVGVCDHVAIPDNEYASRMTTTWYDTIATLAFLAARTRNIRLLSVVWIAGYRHPLQTAKSFGTLDHLSGGRAILGVGAGHVEAEFDALGVDFSTRGKRLDETLDAVRGAFTDTYVSHDGDFYSYADVGVAPQPANELPIWIGGMGKAAWRRTGRIGDGYIPMGNGKDQYPEILDTIGAAAEAAGRGDATFDIGYMPPWTYLLGDVPEGVMALSGGVEPLVEDIRAARAVGANTIHLKFRSRDIAEYLDQVDAFVEQVVPLVNEA; this is translated from the coding sequence ATGGCTGCGATCAACACGGGCAACGACTGGTCGTTCGGGCTCCAACTCCCGATCCAGACCCTGACCCGCACGCTCGTCGATCCCTGGGAGGACGACGCCACCGTCGACGACCTCGTCACGATCGCGACCCGCTGCGACGAGCGGGGCTACGACTTCGTCGGCGTGTGCGACCACGTCGCCATTCCGGACAACGAGTACGCGTCGCGGATGACGACCACGTGGTACGACACGATCGCGACGCTCGCATTCCTCGCGGCGAGGACCCGGAACATCCGGCTCCTCTCGGTCGTGTGGATCGCCGGCTACCGGCACCCACTGCAGACCGCCAAGTCCTTCGGCACGCTCGACCATCTGTCCGGCGGGCGGGCGATCCTCGGGGTCGGCGCGGGTCATGTCGAAGCAGAGTTCGACGCGCTCGGGGTGGACTTCAGCACCCGGGGCAAGCGACTCGACGAGACGCTCGACGCGGTGCGGGGCGCGTTCACCGACACCTATGTGTCCCACGACGGCGACTTCTATTCCTACGCCGATGTCGGGGTCGCGCCTCAGCCCGCGAACGAACTGCCGATCTGGATCGGCGGCATGGGTAAGGCCGCGTGGCGCCGGACCGGTCGGATCGGTGACGGCTACATCCCGATGGGCAACGGCAAGGACCAGTACCCCGAGATCCTCGACACGATCGGCGCCGCGGCGGAGGCCGCCGGTCGCGGCGACGCGACGTTCGACATCGGCTACATGCCGCCGTGGACCTACCTGCTCGGCGACGTGCCCGAGGGCGTGATGGCGTTGTCCGGCGGGGTCGAACCCCTGGTCGAGGACATCCGGGCGGCCCGCGCCGTCGGCGCCAACACGATCCACCTCAAGTTCCGCTCCCGCGACATCGCGGAGTACCTCGACCAGGTCGACGCGTTCGTCGAGCAGGTCGTCCCGCTCGTCAACGAGGCCTGA
- a CDS encoding Lrp/AsnC family transcriptional regulator, with translation MDEVDREILRLLQEQGDLTARELAEQVGLTPTPVWRRVQNLEKAGVITGRVALVDPAALNLDVTALVHIRTNDHSAAWLDRFCAAIADLPEIVEAFRTSGEIDYTLKVVVPSIEAYDGFYKRLIARVDLYDVRTVFVMEQMKQTTALPLDYL, from the coding sequence GTGGACGAAGTTGATCGGGAAATACTGCGTTTGCTGCAGGAGCAGGGCGATCTGACCGCGCGGGAACTGGCGGAGCAGGTCGGACTCACCCCGACGCCGGTCTGGCGGCGCGTGCAGAACCTCGAGAAGGCCGGCGTGATCACGGGCCGCGTCGCGCTCGTCGATCCCGCGGCCTTGAATCTCGACGTCACCGCGCTCGTGCACATCCGGACCAACGACCACAGCGCGGCGTGGCTCGACCGGTTCTGTGCCGCCATCGCCGACCTGCCCGAGATCGTCGAGGCGTTTCGCACCTCCGGCGAGATCGACTACACGCTCAAGGTGGTCGTTCCCTCGATCGAGGCGTACGACGGCTTCTACAAACGACTGATCGCGCGGGTGGATCTCTACGACGTGCGCACGGTCTTCGTGATGGAGCAGATGAAGCAGACGACCGCGCTCCCGCTCGACTACCTCTGA
- a CDS encoding carboxymuconolactone decarboxylase family protein, with translation MAHEVDQAKWERGAAKLEDVYQGIVPVVPQGFMDFADIMTEDLFGAVWSRDALDVRDRRLIIMGVIAAIGGTTTWEIQCKAGLKRGDFTAEQLREVLIQATPYVGYPRAAEFTGVTEGAIAWFEKEQLEKEQTEADDEGDAG, from the coding sequence ATGGCACACGAAGTCGACCAGGCGAAGTGGGAACGGGGCGCGGCGAAGCTCGAGGACGTCTACCAGGGCATCGTGCCGGTCGTCCCCCAGGGGTTCATGGACTTCGCCGACATCATGACCGAGGACCTCTTCGGTGCGGTGTGGAGTCGTGACGCGCTCGACGTGCGCGACCGGCGGCTGATCATCATGGGCGTGATCGCCGCGATCGGGGGCACCACGACCTGGGAGATCCAGTGCAAGGCCGGCCTGAAGCGGGGCGACTTCACTGCGGAGCAGTTGCGTGAAGTACTGATTCAGGCGACGCCCTATGTCGGCTACCCGCGCGCCGCCGAGTTCACCGGCGTGACCGAGGGCGCGATCGCATGGTTCGAGAAGGAACAGCTCGAAAAAGAACAGACCGAGGCCGACGACGAGGGAGACGCGGGCTGA
- a CDS encoding phosphotransferase has translation MSGFIPGSPGDLTPDWVTHAMRDAGALPHGRVREIRIESISDGGTGFTGETVRVTLTTEGAEGAPETLIAKFPTRDRQNRGMLENFDAYAREIRFYREFAHRMPCPTPTYLGGAFDEGSSFTGSPLASRIVDALPAPVQLAVTRDVTRFMRASKRRYALLIEDLGGDTTVHDLIDPPDDDQLAAALDVLASVHAAFWNDRSLAGNDVFRTILTRTPRLYQTVGRRRCLPLARERWSDWFTDEHERLLHDALDRFGSDVALVNEPITLIHGDPRSDNILYRDDGQVVLLDWALAAFAHPGYDVGYLLSSCLSEDRLSSANDLVAGYERALVERGVDVDRADLRAAIAATYRGQAVQILMSIAVLQSDSYDGDSMDDLWMPRIVAGLAHDW, from the coding sequence GTGTCCGGCTTCATTCCCGGTTCTCCCGGCGACCTCACTCCCGACTGGGTCACGCACGCGATGCGAGACGCCGGTGCGCTTCCGCACGGCCGCGTGCGGGAGATCCGGATCGAGTCGATCTCGGATGGCGGGACTGGCTTCACCGGCGAGACGGTCAGGGTCACGCTCACGACCGAGGGCGCGGAGGGTGCGCCGGAAACGCTGATCGCCAAGTTCCCGACCCGCGATCGCCAGAACCGCGGCATGCTCGAGAACTTCGACGCCTACGCGCGCGAGATCCGCTTCTATCGCGAGTTCGCGCACCGGATGCCGTGCCCCACGCCGACGTACCTCGGCGGGGCGTTCGACGAAGGCTCGTCGTTCACCGGCAGTCCGCTGGCATCCCGCATCGTCGATGCGCTGCCCGCACCCGTGCAGCTCGCGGTCACGAGGGACGTCACCCGGTTCATGCGAGCGAGCAAGCGGCGCTACGCCCTCCTGATCGAGGATCTCGGCGGCGACACGACCGTGCACGATCTCATCGATCCGCCGGACGACGACCAGCTCGCCGCGGCCCTCGACGTGCTCGCGTCGGTCCACGCCGCGTTCTGGAACGATCGTTCGCTGGCCGGCAACGACGTCTTCCGCACCATCCTCACGCGCACGCCGCGACTCTACCAGACGGTCGGCCGTCGTCGTTGCCTCCCGCTCGCGCGGGAGCGCTGGTCGGACTGGTTCACCGACGAGCACGAGCGGCTGTTGCACGACGCGTTGGATCGTTTCGGGTCCGACGTCGCCCTGGTCAACGAACCGATCACGCTGATCCATGGCGATCCCCGCTCGGACAACATCCTCTACCGCGACGACGGCCAGGTCGTCCTGCTCGACTGGGCGCTGGCGGCCTTCGCCCATCCCGGCTACGACGTCGGCTACCTGCTCAGCAGCTGCCTCTCCGAGGATCGCCTGTCCAGCGCGAACGATCTCGTCGCCGGCTACGAACGGGCACTGGTCGAGCGAGGGGTGGACGTCGACCGCGCCGACCTGCGGGCGGCGATCGCCGCGACGTACCGCGGCCAGGCGGTGCAGATCCTGATGAGCATCGCGGTGCTGCAGAGCGACAGCTACGACGGCGACTCGATGGACGACCTGTGGATGCCCCGGATCGTCGCCGGTCTCGCCCACGATTGGTGA
- a CDS encoding amidohydrolase family protein: protein MARPRDIAAIDTLIGFRSPADVDRNPANVHASQRGDKHPADYMFRDIPATARPDDDDATMIADTLGAMDANGVGIGLVQLGHPAAAPAARAFPDRFVLATQVDGNDVMGAVRQVRADHAEHDIRAVSAFPAGTTPPIRLDDAHWYPVYATCVELGLPFFATAGVPGPRVPMDSQHVEAIDRVMYDFPELVFVMRHGGEPWEDLAVKLMLKWPGLHYSTSAFAPKHYPAAIVDYANTRGVEKVLYGGYHPYALELDRIFDEMDDVPFRDHVWAPFLRGNAARILGLA, encoded by the coding sequence GTGGCCCGCCCCCGTGACATCGCCGCGATCGACACGTTGATCGGGTTTCGTTCGCCCGCCGACGTCGACCGCAACCCCGCGAACGTCCATGCGTCACAACGGGGCGACAAGCATCCGGCGGACTACATGTTTCGTGACATCCCCGCGACGGCTCGTCCCGACGATGACGACGCCACGATGATCGCGGACACGCTCGGGGCGATGGACGCGAACGGCGTCGGCATCGGGCTCGTGCAGCTCGGACACCCGGCCGCGGCGCCCGCAGCCCGGGCGTTCCCCGATCGGTTCGTGCTCGCCACCCAGGTCGACGGCAACGACGTCATGGGCGCCGTGCGTCAGGTCCGAGCCGACCACGCCGAGCACGACATCCGCGCCGTGAGCGCCTTCCCCGCGGGGACGACACCGCCGATCCGGCTCGACGACGCCCACTGGTACCCGGTCTACGCGACGTGTGTGGAACTCGGCCTGCCCTTCTTCGCGACCGCCGGCGTGCCCGGGCCGCGTGTGCCGATGGACTCGCAACACGTCGAGGCCATCGACCGGGTCATGTACGACTTCCCCGAGCTCGTCTTCGTCATGCGCCACGGCGGCGAGCCGTGGGAGGACCTTGCCGTGAAGCTGATGCTCAAGTGGCCGGGCCTGCACTACTCGACCTCGGCCTTCGCGCCGAAGCACTACCCGGCGGCCATCGTCGACTACGCCAACACGCGCGGCGTCGAGAAGGTCCTCTACGGCGGCTATCACCCGTACGCGCTGGAGCTCGACCGGATCTTCGACGAGATGGACGACGTGCCGTTCCGGGACCACGTCTGGGCGCCGTTCCTGCGAGGCAACGCCGCTCGCATCCTCGGGCTCGCGTGA
- a CDS encoding DUF6356 family protein, producing MAANPFTDHCHEAGETYREHMAVALGVSRQLAGAATAAFVHALVPRFHETTASDKIRALADCLERKDRGGLRGHATITAVDGAA from the coding sequence ATGGCTGCCAACCCCTTCACCGACCATTGCCACGAAGCTGGCGAGACGTACCGCGAGCACATGGCGGTCGCGCTCGGTGTCAGCCGCCAGTTGGCCGGCGCAGCGACGGCCGCGTTCGTCCACGCCCTCGTCCCCCGGTTCCACGAGACCACCGCGAGCGACAAGATCCGCGCCCTCGCCGATTGTCTCGAGCGCAAGGACCGCGGCGGCCTGCGCGGCCACGCCACGATCACCGCCGTCGACGGCGCCGCCTGA
- a CDS encoding alpha/beta hydrolase, which translates to MTHELTRSYEVEGFSLAWDEWGRGDGPPLVLVHGFSGSAHDFDLHIDALAADRRVLAIDHRGHGRSSNSFDEETYTVDHIVDDVIDWLTHTVDGPVDMLGHSMGGRVALRFALARRDLVHSLILMDTTAWTFGIEDPAVAELITGYFGSLTVDSPMGQPPATPEDPLIEAATPADWRARKAELSAAFDPMACKALGLALFDNRLQPVDHLLGDIDAPVTVIAGEHDHPFVDHAPALADGVVNGECVIIDGAYHSPQLTHPAEWLTAVRTHLSRAS; encoded by the coding sequence ATGACGCACGAGCTGACCAGGTCCTACGAGGTCGAGGGGTTCTCGCTCGCCTGGGACGAGTGGGGTCGTGGTGACGGCCCACCGCTCGTCCTCGTGCACGGGTTCTCCGGGTCGGCGCACGACTTCGATCTCCACATCGATGCGCTCGCCGCGGACCGGCGGGTGCTGGCCATCGACCATCGGGGCCACGGCCGGTCGTCCAACTCCTTCGACGAGGAGACGTACACCGTCGACCACATCGTCGACGACGTCATCGACTGGCTCACCCACACGGTCGACGGGCCGGTCGACATGCTCGGCCACTCGATGGGGGGCCGCGTCGCGCTGCGCTTCGCACTGGCTCGACGCGACCTCGTGCACTCGCTGATCCTGATGGATACGACCGCGTGGACGTTCGGCATCGAGGATCCGGCGGTCGCCGAGCTGATCACCGGCTACTTCGGGTCGCTCACGGTCGACTCACCGATGGGGCAGCCCCCGGCGACCCCGGAGGATCCGCTGATCGAGGCGGCCACGCCTGCGGATTGGCGGGCCCGCAAGGCCGAGCTGAGCGCCGCCTTCGACCCGATGGCGTGCAAGGCGCTCGGACTCGCGCTGTTCGACAACCGGCTCCAGCCCGTCGACCATCTCCTCGGCGACATCGACGCGCCGGTCACCGTGATCGCGGGCGAGCACGATCATCCCTTCGTCGACCACGCACCGGCACTCGCCGACGGCGTGGTGAACGGCGAGTGCGTCATCATCGACGGCGCCTACCACTCACCCCAACTCACCCACCCCGCCGAGTGGCTCACCGCCGTCCGCACCCACCTCTCCCGGGCTTCTTAA
- a CDS encoding NAD(P)-binding domain-containing protein encodes MTSSIGYIGVGDMGGAMAGWLATQDFDLQVFDLDAAAVAAVVDKGGRAADSGAALAASCDHISICVPNDEIVMDVIAGENGILDSCAPGTTIAIHSTVHPDTVRDAAALAAERQVIVFDASVGGGTANAEKGNLSIMVGVPDGGLPATARAVIESCGGIVFEAGPVGAGAAMKVAFNVMTYFQQAAASAAHQIMVGEGADPSLLLDGWRHVGQLGALTEMFWSILDMSADDKAGPFGDYLKGPIYLAEKDLDIAASLGRESGRPMPVVETVRDSMNLVYAMPGAGDQAKET; translated from the coding sequence GTGACGAGCTCGATCGGGTACATCGGAGTCGGCGACATGGGTGGGGCCATGGCCGGCTGGCTCGCGACACAGGACTTCGACCTCCAGGTGTTCGACCTCGACGCTGCGGCCGTGGCAGCGGTCGTCGACAAGGGGGGCCGCGCGGCCGACTCCGGCGCGGCGCTCGCGGCATCATGTGATCACATCTCCATCTGCGTGCCGAACGACGAGATCGTGATGGACGTCATCGCCGGCGAGAACGGCATCCTCGACTCCTGCGCCCCTGGCACCACGATCGCGATCCACTCGACCGTGCACCCCGACACGGTGCGGGATGCCGCGGCGTTGGCCGCGGAGCGCCAGGTCATCGTCTTCGACGCGTCGGTCGGCGGCGGAACCGCCAATGCCGAGAAGGGCAATCTGTCGATCATGGTCGGGGTGCCGGACGGCGGTCTGCCGGCGACGGCACGGGCGGTGATCGAGTCGTGCGGCGGCATCGTGTTCGAGGCCGGGCCGGTCGGTGCGGGAGCGGCCATGAAGGTCGCGTTCAACGTGATGACGTACTTCCAGCAGGCGGCCGCGAGCGCGGCGCATCAGATCATGGTGGGCGAGGGTGCGGATCCGTCCCTCCTGCTCGACGGGTGGCGCCATGTCGGCCAGCTCGGCGCCCTCACCGAGATGTTCTGGTCGATCCTCGACATGTCGGCCGACGACAAGGCGGGCCCGTTCGGCGACTATCTGAAGGGCCCGATCTATCTCGCGGAGAAGGATCTCGACATCGCGGCGAGTCTCGGCCGCGAGTCCGGGCGGCCGATGCCGGTCGTCGAGACGGTGCGTGACTCGATGAACCTCGTGTACGCGATGCCGGGCGCGGGTGACCAGGCGAAGGAGACCTGA